A window of the Phaseolus vulgaris cultivar G19833 chromosome 5, P. vulgaris v2.0, whole genome shotgun sequence genome harbors these coding sequences:
- the LOC137833933 gene encoding uncharacterized protein — MLLDRDNYLHWSTGHESSNIVSDIFWTHPHAVKLLNAFNIVFLMDTTYKTNKYRLPLLEIVGVTCIGLSFFAGFAFLSSEKEKNFIWALQKFRGSLLTSHVGPEVIVCDRDLALMNAINICGKVTIKNKLREIAYPDMTTLCAPLNVVKTKGSQKSQANKFQRSTKRTPSYFEHVDRIHFVNDSSSSLKTRKGKVKVTTNTNEIPILDQFHLKCHPYILDVIDVKVDGHCGFRAIASLLGMGEESWSLIRTDLFKEISQWREEYATLLGGHQRVEDIKRSLLVDELSVASVEKWMTIPNIGYLIASKYNIILVCKVITQHVIYIPVFANFHLWSTWSSFCNSCSLSLSI, encoded by the exons ATGTTGTTAGACCGTGACAATTATCTTCACTGGAGTACGGGTCATGAGTCTTCCAATATTGttagtgatattttttggaCTCATCCTCATGCTGTGAAACTCTTGAATGCATTTAACATTGTATTCTTAATGGATACAacttacaaaacaaacaaatatcgGCTGCCTTTGCTTGAGATTGTTGGTGTAACTTGTATAGGTTTGTCCTTTTTTGCTGGTTTTGCATTCTTATCTagtgagaaagaaaagaacttcATATGGGCACTACAAAAATTTAGAGGGTCACTTTTGACATCGCATGTGGGGCCTGAAGTCATTGTTTGTGATAGAGATCTTGCTTTGATGAATGCCATCAATATTTGTGGCAAAGTGACAATTAAAAACAAGTTGCGTGAAATTGCCTATCCGGACATGACAACATTATGTGCACCACTTAATGTAGTTAAGACAAAAGGATCCCAAAAGAGTCAAGCAAATAAATTTCAGAGGTCTACAAAACGCACCCCTTCATATTTTGAGCATGTAGATCGCATCCATTTTGTAAATGATAGTTCATCATCTTTGAAGACTCGTAAGGGAAAGGTTAAGGTGACGACCAACACTAATGAAATTCCCATCCTTGATCAATTTCATCTGAAATGTCACCCTTATATTTTGGATGTAATAGATGTTAAAGTTGATGGACATTGTGGGTTTCGTGCTATTGCCTCATTGTTGGGGATGGGTGAAGAGTCATGGTCACTCATCAGAACGGATTTATTCAAAGAAATATCTCAGTGGCGTGAAGAATACGCAACATTGTTAGGTGGTCATCAACGAGTAGAAGATATCAAGAGGTCCTTACTAGTGGATGAGTTGTCAGTG GCTAGTGTTGAAAAATGGATGACAATACCGAATATAGGATACTTAATAGCAAGCAAATACAATATTATCTTAGTCT GTAAGGTTATTACTCAACACGTTATTTATATTCCTGTGTTTGCTAATTTCCATTTGTGGTCTACTTGGTCATCATTCTGTAATTCTTGTTCATTGTCATTATCAATATGA
- the LOC137835101 gene encoding large ribosomal subunit protein eL20z-like codes for MTDEDNPKASTVDHHHHHHHPPPPQPLPFPPPQYGTFQGVANYPPPPNPHPAIGFPQPVPPPGAVDSAPLPPYFQGYQAVPGYAVAEGRPVRERRLGCCGLGCAWCLFILGFFLAGIPWYVGAIIMLCSRVDHREKPGYVACVVAAVLGTIAIIVGVTKGADDW; via the exons ATGACCGATGAAGACAACCCCAAAGCCTCCACCGtcgaccaccaccaccaccaccaccacccccCTCCGCCGCAGCCACTACCCTTTCCACCTCCACAGTATGGCACCTTCCAAGGCGTCGCCAACTACCCTCCTCCGCCCAACCCACACCCCGCTATCGGTTTTCCGCAACCTGTTCCACCGCCCGGCGCCGTCGACTCCGCCCCTCTTCCGCCGTACTTCCAGGGATACCAAGCAGTTCCCG GTTACGCAGTTGCTGAAGGAAGACCTGTAAGAGAACGGCGCCTTGGTTGCTGTGGCCTTGGTTGTGCCTGGTGTCT GTTTATACTAGGCTTCTTTCTTGCTGGTATTCCGTGGTACGTTGGGGCAATAATTATGCTTTGTTCCAGAGTAGACCATCGAGAGAAACCTGGATATGTTGCTTGTGTAGTTGCT GCTGTTCTGGGTACAATTGCGATTATTGTTGGTGTGACAAAGGGAGCAGATGACTGGTAA